The Streptomyces sp. Je 1-332 genome has a window encoding:
- a CDS encoding glutamate synthase subunit beta, producing the protein MADPKGFLTTPRQEWPRRPVGERVEDWDEVYVPGALLPIVERQADRCMDCGIPFCHDACPLGNLIPEWNDLVSRADWHAAADRLHATNNFPEFTGRLCPAPCEAGCVLAINQPAVTIKNVEVAIADRSWADGLNTPRAPDRHSGRTVAVVGSGPAGLAAAQQLTRAGHTVVVYERDDRAGGLLRYGIPAFKMEKHHVERRLAQMRDEGTVFRTSVAIGQDIGAAELRTRHDAVVLATGATAWRELDVPGRELSGVHQAMEYLPLSNHVCEGDLETSPLSAAGKHVVIVGGGDTGADCLGTAIREGAASVTQLDIYGRPDDVRDELAEPWPTYPKVYRLSPAHEEAGELRTAPAADVDARLFAASTLRFTGDAAGRVRALHLTEVDAGRHPRPGTTRELPADLVLLALGFTGPERTAGGLIEQLGLDVGERGTLARDADFATNVPGVFATGDAARGQSLVVWAIAEGRATAASVDRWLTGATRLDAPVGPYDRPMTA; encoded by the coding sequence ATGGCCGACCCCAAAGGCTTCCTCACCACACCCCGCCAGGAATGGCCGCGCCGACCCGTCGGCGAACGGGTCGAGGACTGGGACGAGGTGTACGTCCCCGGCGCGCTGTTGCCCATCGTCGAGCGGCAGGCCGACCGCTGCATGGACTGCGGCATCCCCTTCTGCCACGACGCCTGCCCGCTGGGCAACCTGATCCCCGAGTGGAACGACCTCGTGTCGCGCGCCGACTGGCACGCCGCGGCGGACCGGCTGCACGCCACGAACAACTTCCCCGAGTTCACCGGCCGCCTCTGCCCCGCCCCCTGCGAGGCGGGCTGCGTCCTCGCGATCAACCAGCCCGCGGTGACCATCAAGAACGTCGAGGTGGCCATCGCCGACCGGTCATGGGCGGACGGCCTCAACACGCCGCGCGCCCCGGACCGGCACTCCGGCAGGACGGTCGCCGTCGTCGGCTCGGGACCGGCCGGGCTCGCCGCAGCACAGCAGCTGACGCGCGCCGGGCACACCGTCGTCGTGTACGAGCGCGACGACCGCGCGGGCGGGCTCCTGCGGTACGGGATCCCGGCGTTCAAGATGGAGAAGCACCACGTGGAGCGGCGCCTGGCGCAGATGCGGGACGAGGGCACCGTCTTCCGTACGTCCGTCGCGATCGGGCAGGACATCGGGGCCGCCGAGCTGCGGACCAGGCACGACGCCGTGGTACTGGCCACCGGCGCCACAGCGTGGCGTGAACTCGACGTGCCCGGGCGGGAGTTGAGCGGCGTGCACCAGGCCATGGAGTACCTCCCGCTCTCCAACCACGTGTGCGAGGGGGACCTCGAAACCTCCCCGCTGTCCGCCGCCGGAAAGCACGTCGTGATCGTCGGCGGCGGGGACACCGGGGCGGACTGCCTGGGCACGGCGATACGCGAAGGGGCCGCGTCCGTCACGCAGTTGGACATCTACGGGCGGCCCGACGACGTACGCGACGAGCTGGCCGAGCCCTGGCCGACGTACCCGAAGGTCTACCGTCTCTCCCCCGCACACGAGGAGGCGGGCGAGCTGCGCACCGCCCCGGCGGCGGACGTGGACGCGCGGCTGTTCGCGGCGTCCACCCTCCGCTTCACCGGCGACGCGGCGGGCCGGGTGCGTGCCCTGCACCTGACCGAGGTCGACGCAGGCCGCCACCCCCGCCCCGGCACCACTCGTGAGCTCCCGGCGGACCTGGTGCTGCTCGCGCTCGGCTTCACCGGGCCCGAGCGGACCGCGGGCGGCCTCATCGAGCAGCTCGGCCTGGATGTCGGTGAGCGGGGGACCCTGGCCCGCGACGCGGACTTCGCGACCAACGTGCCGGGGGTCTTCGCGACCGGCGACGCGGCCCGCGGTCAGTCCCTGGTCGTCTGGGCCATCGCCGAGGGCCGTGCGACCGCCGCCTCGGTGGACCGGTGGCTGACGGGAGCGACCCGGCTCGACGCGCCGGTCGGCCCGTACGACCGGCCGATGACGGCCTGA
- a CDS encoding DUF397 domain-containing protein, producing MPARELGSEGWHKPWSGGNGGNCLEAMKLADGRVAVRQSADPDGPALIYTHGEINAFIQGAKAGEADFLLS from the coding sequence ATGCCTGCCCGTGAGCTCGGCAGCGAGGGCTGGCACAAGCCGTGGAGCGGCGGCAACGGCGGCAACTGTCTGGAGGCCATGAAGCTGGCCGACGGCAGGGTGGCGGTCCGTCAGTCGGCGGATCCGGACGGCCCGGCGCTGATCTACACGCACGGCGAGATCAACGCGTTCATCCAGGGGGCGAAGGCGGGGGAGGCCGACTTCCTGCTGTCGTGA
- a CDS encoding helix-turn-helix transcriptional regulator, with translation MSEPRSAPTVGQVVLGRRLQDLRERAGLKREEAARILRVAPATVRRMEMAEVALKIPYLQLLLKSYGVADDEADAFVTLAEEANKPGWWQRFHDILPGWFSMYVSLEGAASLIRSYEPHFVPGLLQTEEYARGVMRSGAIGQTRPEDIERYVALRMERQSLLTREDAPRVWIVMDETALRRPVGGPDVMREQIDKLLEAVELPQVTLQIAPFSAGPHPGTYGPFVLFRFAMAELPDMVYSEYLTGAVYLDARTEVATHLEVMDRMAAQAATAHRTKEILRDLRKEL, from the coding sequence GTGAGCGAACCGCGGTCCGCGCCGACCGTCGGCCAGGTCGTCCTAGGCCGTCGCTTGCAGGACCTGCGTGAGCGCGCAGGCCTCAAGCGGGAGGAGGCCGCGCGGATTCTCCGCGTGGCCCCCGCCACGGTCCGCCGCATGGAGATGGCCGAGGTCGCACTCAAGATCCCGTATCTCCAGCTTCTCCTGAAGTCCTACGGCGTCGCGGACGACGAGGCGGACGCCTTCGTGACGCTCGCCGAAGAAGCGAACAAGCCGGGCTGGTGGCAGCGGTTCCACGACATCCTGCCGGGCTGGTTCAGCATGTACGTCAGCCTGGAGGGGGCAGCCAGCCTCATCAGGTCCTACGAACCGCACTTCGTGCCCGGTCTGCTGCAGACCGAGGAGTACGCGCGAGGTGTGATGCGCTCGGGGGCGATCGGCCAGACCCGCCCCGAGGACATCGAGCGGTATGTGGCGCTGCGCATGGAGCGCCAGTCGCTGCTCACCCGCGAGGACGCGCCACGGGTCTGGATCGTGATGGACGAGACCGCCCTGCGCAGACCTGTGGGCGGTCCCGATGTGATGCGCGAGCAGATCGACAAGCTGCTCGAAGCCGTCGAACTCCCTCAGGTGACGCTGCAGATCGCGCCGTTCTCGGCGGGCCCGCACCCGGGCACGTACGGACCGTTCGTGCTCTTCCGCTTCGCCATGGCGGAGCTGCCGGACATGGTCTACAGCGAGTACCTCACCGGCGCCGTCTATCTGGACGCGCGCACCGAGGTGGCGACTCATCTCGAGGTCATGGACCGCATGGCGGCGCAGGCCGCGACGGCACATCGCACAAAGGAGATCCTCCGGGACCTCCGCAAGGAGCTGTGA
- a CDS encoding ATP-binding protein — MTADAWADGGSDLCVSFALVPRPGSASQARRLANAQLLGWDIGEDCRDAAALVVSELVTNAIVHTASHRIVCELCTKPGSLRIAVRDDGYGSGVPRPAQEGPDADEEHGRGLLLVEAVSNAWGVRDEGPGAGLTVWAELRA, encoded by the coding sequence ATGACTGCCGACGCTTGGGCCGACGGCGGCTCCGATCTCTGCGTCAGCTTCGCGCTGGTGCCACGTCCGGGCTCCGCATCACAGGCCAGACGGCTCGCGAACGCCCAGCTCCTTGGCTGGGACATAGGCGAGGACTGCCGCGACGCCGCGGCCCTGGTCGTCTCCGAGCTGGTCACGAACGCGATCGTGCATACGGCGAGTCACCGGATCGTCTGCGAGCTCTGCACCAAACCCGGGTCACTGCGCATAGCTGTGCGTGACGACGGATACGGATCGGGTGTCCCGCGGCCCGCCCAGGAAGGGCCCGACGCCGACGAGGAGCACGGGAGGGGATTGCTTCTCGTCGAGGCGGTGAGCAACGCGTGGGGTGTGCGGGACGAGGGTCCCGGTGCGGGCCTCACCGTATGGGCGGAACTGCGGGCATGA
- a CDS encoding DUF899 domain-containing protein produces the protein MGLPDIVTREEWLTARQELLAKEKAQTRARDALNAERRRLPMVEIGKEYLFDGCDGKATLFDLFDGNAQLVVYHFMFAPEWDAGCRSCSAFLDQIGHLAHLRARGTNFIAVSRAPFTKILPFKARMGWTVPWYSSHGSDFNHDFDATVGEGDTSYEQPGLSCFLRDGDRVFHTYSTYDRGTDWVASYSSLLDLTALGRQEDWEEPKGRATGLGAPAGSSRLKYHDEYEM, from the coding sequence ATGGGACTTCCCGACATCGTCACGCGCGAGGAGTGGCTCACCGCGCGCCAGGAACTGCTCGCCAAGGAGAAGGCGCAGACACGGGCGCGTGACGCGCTCAACGCCGAGCGGCGACGGCTTCCGATGGTCGAGATCGGCAAGGAGTACCTCTTCGACGGCTGCGACGGCAAGGCGACGCTGTTCGACCTCTTCGACGGGAACGCCCAACTCGTCGTCTACCACTTCATGTTCGCCCCGGAGTGGGACGCGGGCTGCCGCAGCTGCTCGGCGTTCCTCGACCAGATCGGCCACCTGGCCCATCTGCGGGCCCGCGGCACGAACTTCATCGCCGTCTCCCGCGCGCCCTTCACCAAGATCCTGCCCTTCAAGGCGCGGATGGGCTGGACGGTGCCGTGGTACTCCTCCCACGGCAGCGACTTCAACCACGACTTCGACGCCACCGTCGGCGAGGGCGACACGTCCTACGAGCAGCCGGGCCTCAGCTGCTTCCTGCGGGACGGCGACCGCGTCTTCCACACGTACTCGACGTACGACCGCGGCACGGACTGGGTCGCCTCCTATTCGAGTCTTCTCGACCTCACCGCCCTCGGCCGGCAGGAGGACTGGGAGGAGCCGAAGGGCCGGGCGACGGGGCTCGGGGCCCCCGCGGGCAGCAGCAGGCTGAAGTACCACGACGAGTACGAGATGTGA
- a CDS encoding amidohydrolase, which translates to MTQSPAHGPADLVITGCTALVHDADDRVGFLDDAAIVVRDGRIDAVTTTPEATGIQAAEHIDARGQAALPGLINCHTHTPMVALRGIAEDLPAHEWFNDWIWPIESNLTERVVGLGARLACAEMIRGGVTTFADHYFAMDTVADVVAESGLRANLGAAFFSSQGPDGRAASLEFALRQRGAADGRITTSLAPHAPYTVDEADLAATAELAREHGLMVHLHASENRAQTDNSLERHGLTPIEILHRAGLLDVDVLIAHGTGILDRDLRVLRQAAGRVAVASAPRGYLKFGWDTTPVRALRETGIPVGLATDGAASNNTLDVWESMTLTALVQKSTERDPAWLTARQALDHATLQSARAVGLGEEIGSLAAGRRADIILVGLDGPHTQPVHDLAATLVHSARASDVTTTIVDGRILMRDRRLLTLDVPSVVAELGAELPALIDRSHGKRIQDYEG; encoded by the coding sequence ATGACGCAGTCTCCCGCGCACGGCCCCGCCGATCTCGTCATCACGGGCTGCACGGCCCTCGTCCACGACGCCGACGACCGGGTCGGTTTCCTCGACGATGCGGCCATCGTCGTACGCGACGGCCGCATCGACGCCGTCACCACCACTCCCGAGGCCACCGGGATCCAGGCCGCCGAGCACATCGACGCACGCGGTCAGGCGGCCCTGCCCGGATTGATCAACTGCCATACGCACACGCCGATGGTGGCCCTGCGCGGCATCGCGGAGGATCTGCCGGCGCACGAGTGGTTCAACGACTGGATCTGGCCCATCGAGTCCAATCTGACCGAGCGCGTGGTCGGGCTCGGCGCGCGTCTCGCGTGCGCGGAGATGATCCGGGGCGGCGTGACCACCTTCGCCGACCACTACTTCGCGATGGACACCGTCGCCGATGTCGTCGCCGAGAGCGGTCTGCGCGCCAATCTCGGCGCGGCCTTCTTCTCCTCGCAGGGGCCCGACGGCCGCGCCGCTTCCCTGGAGTTCGCGCTGCGGCAGCGCGGCGCCGCCGACGGCCGCATCACCACATCGCTCGCCCCGCACGCCCCGTACACCGTCGACGAGGCGGACCTCGCCGCGACCGCCGAACTCGCCCGCGAGCACGGCCTCATGGTCCATCTGCACGCCTCCGAGAACCGCGCCCAGACCGACAACAGCCTGGAGCGGCACGGCCTGACCCCCATCGAGATCCTGCACCGCGCCGGCCTGCTCGACGTCGACGTCCTCATCGCGCACGGCACGGGCATCCTCGACCGTGACCTGCGCGTGCTGCGGCAGGCCGCGGGACGCGTCGCGGTGGCCTCCGCGCCGCGCGGCTACCTCAAGTTCGGCTGGGACACCACACCCGTGCGTGCCCTGCGCGAGACCGGCATCCCCGTCGGCCTCGCCACCGACGGAGCCGCGTCGAACAACACCCTGGACGTCTGGGAGTCCATGACGCTCACGGCCCTCGTGCAGAAGTCCACCGAGCGCGACCCGGCCTGGCTGACCGCGCGGCAGGCGCTCGACCACGCCACCCTGCAGAGCGCGCGAGCCGTCGGCCTGGGCGAGGAGATCGGCAGTCTCGCGGCGGGCCGCCGCGCCGACATCATCCTCGTAGGCCTGGACGGGCCGCACACCCAGCCCGTCCACGACCTCGCGGCCACGCTCGTGCACAGCGCACGCGCGTCGGACGTCACCACGACGATCGTCGACGGGCGGATCCTGATGCGCGACCGGCGCCTCCTGACCCTCGATGTGCCGTCGGTCGTCGCGGAGTTGGGCGCCGAACTGCCCGCCCTGATCGACCGCAGCCACGGCAAGCGGATCCAGGACTACGAGGGCTGA
- a CDS encoding endonuclease/exonuclease/phosphatase family protein, whose protein sequence is MLVGTWNLENLYRPGGTYGPKDKAAYEAKLASLAATIRALNPSVLGVQEVGDPEALTDLAGMLEGTWHTTLSEHTDERGTRVGFLSQLPVSVTADEDRFPGPLGPVQVSDSGKPVARAGRGVLAVTVSTRAFFFDAVVCHLKSKLLSFGGGRFQPRDEGERARFGAYALYRRSAEATLVRSLAGRLLKGDGRQHDVVVLGDLNDEVSAATTQILLGPPGSEIGTPGFDKPDKGDAQRLWNVAPRIPAEQRFSRIHAGRRELIDHVLVSRGLLDLVTAAGTGVPGSTATALPSVRDGDPAERRNASGSDHAPVWIRIER, encoded by the coding sequence ATGCTCGTCGGCACGTGGAACCTGGAGAACCTCTACCGGCCCGGCGGCACGTACGGGCCCAAGGACAAGGCCGCGTACGAGGCAAAGCTGGCCTCGCTCGCGGCGACGATCAGGGCGCTGAACCCGAGCGTGCTCGGAGTGCAGGAGGTCGGCGACCCGGAGGCCCTCACGGATCTGGCCGGGATGCTGGAGGGCACCTGGCACACCACGCTCTCGGAGCACACGGACGAGCGCGGCACCCGCGTCGGCTTCCTCAGCCAACTGCCGGTGTCGGTCACGGCCGACGAGGACCGGTTCCCCGGGCCGCTCGGCCCGGTGCAGGTCAGCGACTCGGGCAAGCCGGTGGCACGGGCGGGGCGCGGGGTGCTCGCGGTGACCGTGTCGACGCGCGCCTTCTTCTTCGACGCGGTGGTGTGCCATCTGAAGTCGAAGCTGCTGTCGTTCGGCGGTGGCAGGTTCCAGCCGCGGGACGAGGGCGAGCGGGCCCGCTTCGGGGCGTACGCGCTGTACCGGCGCTCGGCGGAGGCCACGCTGGTGCGGTCCCTGGCGGGGCGTCTCCTGAAGGGCGACGGCCGGCAGCACGATGTCGTGGTGCTCGGCGACCTGAACGACGAGGTGTCCGCGGCGACGACCCAGATCCTGCTCGGTCCGCCCGGCTCCGAGATCGGCACCCCCGGATTCGACAAGCCGGACAAGGGCGACGCGCAACGCCTGTGGAACGTGGCCCCGCGCATCCCCGCCGAGCAGCGTTTCTCCCGTATCCACGCGGGGCGACGCGAGCTGATCGACCACGTCCTGGTGAGCCGCGGCCTCCTGGACCTGGTCACGGCGGCGGGTACGGGCGTGCCGGGCTCGACGGCCACCGCGCTGCCGTCGGTGCGGGACGGGGATCCGGCGGAACGGAGGAACGCGAGCGGCTCCGACCACGCGCCGGTGTGGATACGGATCGAGCGCTAG
- a CDS encoding phosphatidylinositol-specific phospholipase C domain-containing protein, which yields MKARTGTMKARTGTGLAMAVAAAGVLAFGTAGSASGSVGGASAAADPAPQSPYAATTGVGVHNAYEKTKYPYFADALDSGAGMLELDVWTNVFGSGWRVSHSNPVGNDNNCENAATPGELRTKPRNQTLAGCLTDMKSWHDAHPGHRPILLKVELKDGFQGRNGRGPADLDALLKSKLGDAVYRPGQLIGGHATLDDAVRSDGWPRRSDLAGKFIVELIPGTVEQGNPADTLWTDREYATHLRDLAAAGRLGEAAAFPAVLGAEAGDPRGRYADAAIRPWFVLFDGDASAYAGGTIDTKWYADRRYLVVMSDAHNVAPAIDSVNPTEAQARDRVALLARGHASIVSSDWYPLPGVLSTVLPRG from the coding sequence ATGAAGGCACGTACTGGGACCATGAAGGCACGTACTGGTACAGGTCTCGCCATGGCGGTCGCGGCGGCGGGCGTACTGGCGTTCGGCACCGCGGGGTCCGCGAGCGGGAGCGTCGGGGGCGCCTCAGCCGCCGCCGATCCGGCGCCGCAGTCGCCGTACGCGGCCACCACGGGCGTCGGCGTCCACAACGCCTACGAGAAGACGAAGTACCCGTACTTCGCCGACGCGCTCGACTCCGGCGCGGGGATGCTGGAACTCGACGTGTGGACCAATGTGTTCGGCAGCGGCTGGCGGGTCTCGCACAGCAACCCGGTCGGGAACGACAACAACTGCGAGAACGCCGCGACCCCGGGCGAACTGCGCACCAAGCCGCGCAACCAGACCCTCGCCGGATGCCTCACGGACATGAAGAGCTGGCACGACGCCCACCCCGGCCACCGCCCCATCCTGCTGAAGGTGGAGCTGAAGGACGGCTTCCAGGGGAGGAACGGCCGCGGCCCCGCCGACCTCGACGCCCTCCTCAAGAGCAAGCTCGGCGACGCCGTCTACCGCCCCGGGCAGCTCATCGGAGGGCACGCCACTCTCGACGACGCGGTACGGAGTGACGGCTGGCCCCGGCGGAGCGACCTCGCGGGCAAGTTCATCGTCGAGCTCATCCCCGGCACCGTCGAACAGGGCAACCCGGCCGACACCCTGTGGACCGACCGCGAGTACGCCACCCATCTGCGCGACCTCGCGGCGGCCGGGCGCCTCGGTGAGGCCGCCGCCTTCCCCGCCGTGCTCGGCGCCGAGGCGGGCGACCCGCGCGGACGGTACGCGGACGCGGCGATCCGCCCCTGGTTCGTGCTGTTCGACGGCGACGCCTCCGCCTACGCGGGCGGCACGATCGACACCAAGTGGTACGCCGACCGGCGCTATCTGGTCGTCATGTCCGACGCCCACAACGTCGCCCCGGCCATCGACTCCGTGAACCCCACCGAGGCCCAGGCCCGTGACCGCGTCGCCCTGCTCGCCCGGGGCCACGCCAGCATCGTCTCGTCCGACTGGTACCCGCTGCCGGGCGTCCTCTCGACAGTGCTCCCGCGCGGCTAG
- a CDS encoding DUF3574 domain-containing protein, with the protein MPLALSRISRTRLAVTAAVATVLAVGAPAAYASFDTDPREPETTTTSQVARGKAYTETRLFFGTERPDGGPDVTDKQFMRFVDVEVTPSFPDGLTVQDGRGQWRDSNGRVERERSYELILLYRTSQAHKLDDDIEDIREDYVRRYDQDSVARLDDRLRVDF; encoded by the coding sequence ATGCCTCTCGCCCTCTCCCGCATCTCCCGCACCCGCCTCGCCGTGACCGCGGCCGTCGCCACGGTCCTCGCGGTCGGCGCGCCCGCCGCGTACGCCTCGTTCGACACGGACCCGCGCGAGCCCGAGACGACCACCACGTCGCAGGTGGCCCGCGGCAAGGCGTACACCGAGACCCGCCTCTTCTTCGGGACCGAACGCCCGGACGGCGGGCCCGATGTGACGGACAAGCAGTTCATGAGGTTCGTCGACGTCGAGGTCACGCCGTCGTTCCCCGACGGGCTCACCGTGCAGGACGGCCGGGGCCAGTGGCGGGACTCGAACGGCAGGGTCGAGCGTGAGCGTTCGTACGAGCTGATCCTGCTCTACCGGACGTCGCAGGCGCACAAGCTCGACGACGACATCGAGGACATCCGCGAGGACTACGTGAGGAGGTACGACCAGGATTCGGTGGCACGGCTCGACGACCGGCTGCGCGTGGACTTCTGA
- a CDS encoding DUF4291 domain-containing protein: MNRTTADDSATTTTAPPSHQIRALHTESTVTVYQAYASEIGEPAARTGRFPAAWKRDRMTWIKPSFLWMMYRCGWATKEGQGTVLAVEITREGFEWALRHACLSHYVRGVHSDQAAWKRELRHSPTRVQWDPERDLQLNPLPHRSLQLGLAGDAARRYADEWTVSITDVTDRARAIHERVRAQDLESAAALLPAERPYPTPEALLAHLRA, encoded by the coding sequence ATGAACCGCACCACCGCCGACGACTCCGCCACCACCACTACCGCACCGCCCAGCCACCAGATCCGCGCCCTGCACACGGAATCGACGGTCACCGTCTACCAGGCGTACGCCTCCGAGATCGGTGAGCCCGCGGCCCGCACCGGCCGCTTTCCCGCGGCCTGGAAACGCGACCGCATGACCTGGATCAAGCCGTCCTTCCTCTGGATGATGTATCGCTGCGGCTGGGCCACGAAGGAGGGTCAGGGGACTGTCCTCGCGGTGGAGATCACCCGCGAGGGCTTCGAGTGGGCGCTTCGTCACGCTTGCCTCTCGCACTACGTACGCGGAGTCCACTCCGACCAGGCCGCCTGGAAGCGGGAGTTGAGGCACTCGCCGACCCGGGTCCAGTGGGACCCGGAGCGCGACCTCCAGCTCAACCCACTTCCGCACCGCTCACTCCAGCTGGGCCTGGCGGGAGACGCGGCGCGCCGTTACGCGGACGAGTGGACGGTCTCGATCACGGACGTCACCGACCGTGCCCGCGCCATTCACGAGCGGGTACGCGCCCAGGACCTGGAATCGGCGGCGGCCCTGCTTCCCGCGGAGCGGCCCTATCCCACGCCCGAGGCCCTGCTGGCTCACTTGCGCGCGTGA
- a CDS encoding SWIM zinc finger family protein, whose translation MTPASRATGASRVFPPLPQHPDPQAPFVTSWWGNAWIGALEGTSLDAGRLARGRAYAREGHVDTITVAPGRIVAYVHGSRPRPYRAEIRMRTLAPEDWDGFLDAVATEPAHIAALLDKVMPHALVDAAKRSGVQLLPGPGDLVPSCTCPDHGRPCKHAAALTYQTARLLDADPFVLLLLRGGDEQALLDELAQRNAHQAAREQSASAEQNATGGVSLPGTLARDILATAYRPPLPAPLPPPPHPGEPPLLPSLPGAPDPASLEFLATDTASRAHAHLTTGADPFPAADPWHDAVRLAASHPGLTGRRTFSRQFTELARAVDHTPADLARAAAAWRQGGEEGLSVLESPWDPPAGPFDRARGALIAADLPRMTIRGNHLTDAKGTWQLRFGHDGRWYPYQSEPGRDDWWPEGEADADPVGALSTAIGP comes from the coding sequence ATGACCCCCGCCAGTCGCGCCACCGGCGCCAGCCGCGTGTTCCCCCCGCTCCCGCAACACCCCGACCCCCAGGCCCCGTTCGTCACCTCCTGGTGGGGCAATGCCTGGATCGGCGCGTTGGAGGGGACATCGCTCGACGCGGGTCGCCTCGCCCGGGGGAGGGCCTACGCGCGCGAGGGGCACGTGGACACGATCACGGTCGCGCCCGGCCGCATCGTGGCGTACGTGCACGGCAGTCGCCCCCGCCCCTACCGCGCCGAGATCCGCATGCGCACCCTCGCGCCGGAGGACTGGGACGGGTTCCTGGACGCGGTGGCCACGGAACCCGCGCACATCGCGGCGCTCCTGGACAAGGTCATGCCGCACGCCCTGGTGGACGCGGCAAAACGGTCGGGAGTTCAACTCCTCCCGGGCCCAGGCGACTTGGTCCCGTCCTGCACCTGCCCGGATCACGGGCGCCCTTGCAAGCACGCGGCGGCCCTCACCTATCAGACGGCCCGACTGCTGGACGCCGACCCCTTCGTACTCCTCCTCCTGCGAGGCGGAGACGAACAGGCGCTGCTCGACGAACTGGCCCAGCGCAACGCGCACCAGGCAGCGCGCGAACAATCCGCGTCGGCCGAGCAGAACGCGACCGGCGGCGTCTCCCTCCCCGGAACCCTGGCCCGGGACATCCTGGCGACGGCCTACCGCCCTCCGCTCCCGGCCCCGCTCCCACCCCCGCCCCACCCGGGCGAACCCCCTCTCCTCCCCTCGCTCCCCGGCGCCCCCGACCCCGCATCCCTGGAGTTCCTGGCCACGGACACGGCATCGCGGGCCCACGCACACCTGACCACCGGCGCGGACCCGTTCCCCGCGGCCGACCCCTGGCACGACGCGGTACGCCTGGCCGCCTCCCACCCCGGCCTGACGGGCCGCCGCACGTTCAGCCGCCAATTCACCGAACTGGCAAGGGCGGTGGACCACACCCCCGCAGACCTCGCCCGAGCCGCGGCGGCCTGGCGCCAAGGCGGCGAAGAGGGCCTGTCGGTTCTGGAATCCCCGTGGGACCCCCCGGCGGGCCCCTTCGACCGAGCAAGGGGCGCACTGATCGCGGCGGACCTCCCGCGCATGACGATCCGCGGAAACCACCTCACGGACGCGAAGGGCACATGGCAACTCCGCTTCGGCCACGACGGCCGCTGGTACCCCTACCAGAGCGAGCCGGGCAGGGACGACTGGTGGCCGGAGGGGGAGGCGGACGCGGATCCGGTGGGGGCGTTGAGCACGGCGATCGGCCCGTAA